In a single window of the Methylococcus sp. Mc7 genome:
- a CDS encoding NADP-dependent methylenetetrahydromethanopterin/methylenetetrahydrofolate dehydrogenase has translation MKKLLFQFDTDLHPSVFDTVVGYDGGADQVIAHGHLTPDNVGPLVEGTIFTRAPKDKKNTAIFVGGSDLVAGQNLLRAVRKKFFADFRVSVMLDSNGSNTTAAAGVAKLASSGTLAGKKAVVLAGTGPVGQRAAVMLAKEGCSEVVITSRQLARAEHACAEMKTRFGVDLVPVEAFDDDARGAAIADAQIVFATGAAGVQLLEERHWRDHPNLELLADANATPPLGLGGADMMDRGADRHGKIVWGAIGFGTLKLALHRACIAKLFESNDRVFDAEEIFALAKTMA, from the coding sequence ATGAAAAAACTGCTGTTTCAATTCGATACCGACCTGCATCCGTCCGTCTTCGACACCGTCGTCGGCTACGACGGCGGCGCCGATCAGGTCATTGCGCACGGACATCTGACGCCGGACAACGTCGGCCCGCTGGTGGAGGGCACCATCTTCACCCGCGCTCCCAAGGACAAGAAGAACACCGCCATATTCGTGGGCGGCAGCGATCTGGTGGCGGGGCAGAATCTGCTCCGGGCGGTGCGGAAGAAGTTTTTCGCCGATTTCCGGGTATCGGTGATGCTGGACAGCAACGGCAGCAATACCACCGCGGCGGCAGGCGTCGCCAAGCTGGCCTCGAGCGGGACGCTGGCCGGCAAGAAGGCGGTGGTGCTGGCGGGCACCGGTCCGGTAGGCCAGCGGGCGGCGGTGATGCTGGCGAAGGAGGGTTGTTCGGAGGTGGTGATCACCTCGCGGCAGTTGGCCCGCGCCGAGCATGCCTGCGCCGAGATGAAAACCCGCTTCGGGGTAGATCTGGTTCCGGTCGAGGCGTTCGACGACGATGCGCGCGGTGCCGCGATCGCCGACGCCCAGATCGTATTCGCCACCGGGGCGGCGGGGGTGCAGCTGTTGGAGGAACGTCACTGGCGCGACCATCCGAATCTGGAGCTGCTGGCCGACGCCAACGCCACGCCGCCCTTGGGGCTGGGCGGTGCCGACATGATGGACCGGGGCGCGGACCGGCACGGCAAGATCGTATGGGGAGCGATCGGTTTCGGCACCCTCAAGCTGGCGCTGCACCGGGCGTGCATCGCCAAGCTGTTCGAGAGCAACGATCGGGTGTTCGACGCGGAGGAAATCTTCGCGCTGGCCAAGACCATGGCCTGA